One window of Vicinamibacteria bacterium genomic DNA carries:
- the gltX gene encoding glutamate--tRNA ligase: MTVRVRFAPSPTGYLHVGGARTALFNWLWARKNQGTFILRIEDTDRERSTDANTRSILEGLDWLGLHWDEGPYLQSEGIERHRAIARRLLEEGKAYRSFATPEALEAQRKLATAEGRPWLRDHESRGLSEEASAGRAGAGEPFAIRFRVPDDDGLTRFEDKVYGTQERRHRDIEDFALLRPDATPLYNHVVVCDDVEMRITDVIRGQDHLSNTHKQILLYEALGVRPPRFAHLPLINAPDRTKLSKRRHGPVVSLTTYRDRGFLPEAFRNFLALLGWSGGDDREIYTTEELIQAFSLEGIGRSNAILTFSETDPRQWTDRKALFLNQQYLSRMPLPDLLPRVEAVLKQAGLWQEKWGADRPERAWLEKTVDLIRPRYVTLLDFGEAGRAYFDDTFDRDPEAVEKNLKKEPRLSEWLPELARRFESLDPFDAASSETALRAYAEELGIKAGVLINAVRTAVTGRSVGPSLFPALECISRGRVVARLRDAAQRL, translated from the coding sequence ATGACAGTACGGGTCCGCTTTGCTCCCAGCCCCACCGGTTATCTCCATGTCGGGGGAGCTCGCACCGCTCTCTTCAACTGGCTCTGGGCCCGTAAGAACCAGGGCACCTTCATCCTTCGCATTGAGGACACCGACCGCGAGCGGTCCACCGATGCGAACACCCGCAGCATCCTGGAAGGGCTCGACTGGCTGGGCCTGCACTGGGACGAGGGGCCTTACCTTCAGAGCGAGGGCATCGAGCGGCACCGGGCGATCGCCCGTCGGCTACTGGAGGAAGGCAAGGCCTACCGGTCGTTCGCGACCCCCGAAGCGCTAGAGGCCCAGCGCAAGCTGGCCACCGCTGAGGGCCGGCCCTGGCTGCGCGATCACGAGAGTCGCGGTCTCTCGGAGGAGGCATCGGCGGGCCGGGCCGGCGCCGGAGAACCGTTTGCGATCCGCTTTCGGGTCCCTGATGACGACGGGCTCACACGCTTCGAAGACAAAGTCTATGGCACCCAGGAACGCCGCCACCGGGACATCGAGGATTTCGCGCTCCTGCGCCCCGACGCCACGCCTCTTTACAACCACGTGGTCGTCTGCGACGACGTGGAAATGCGGATCACCGACGTCATTCGAGGCCAGGACCACCTCTCCAATACCCACAAGCAGATCCTGCTCTACGAGGCCCTGGGGGTCAGACCGCCGCGCTTCGCTCACCTGCCCCTGATCAACGCCCCCGACCGCACCAAGCTATCCAAGCGGCGCCACGGCCCCGTGGTTTCGCTCACCACCTACCGCGACCGCGGCTTCTTGCCCGAGGCCTTTCGTAACTTCCTCGCCCTCCTGGGCTGGTCGGGGGGGGATGACCGCGAGATCTACACTACGGAAGAGCTCATCCAGGCTTTCAGCCTGGAAGGAATCGGCCGCTCCAACGCCATCCTCACCTTCTCGGAAACGGATCCCCGGCAGTGGACCGACCGCAAGGCCCTCTTCCTGAACCAGCAATACCTCTCGCGCATGCCCCTTCCCGACCTTCTCCCCCGGGTGGAGGCCGTGCTCAAGCAGGCGGGCCTCTGGCAGGAGAAGTGGGGAGCGGATCGCCCCGAGCGCGCATGGTTGGAGAAGACGGTGGATCTCATCCGACCACGCTACGTCACCCTTCTCGATTTCGGGGAGGCGGGCCGCGCCTACTTCGACGACACATTCGACCGCGATCCGGAAGCGGTGGAGAAGAACCTTAAGAAAGAGCCGCGCCTCTCCGAGTGGCTGCCCGAGCTCGCCCGCCGCTTCGAGAGCCTCGATCCCTTCGATGCCGCTTCCTCGGAGACCGCGTTGCGGGCCTATGCGGAGGAGCTTGGGATCAAGGCGGGCGTTCTCATCAACGCTGTCCGTACCGCGGTCACGGGCCGTTCGGTCGGTCCCTCGCTGTTCCCCGCGCTCGAATGCATCAGTCGTGGGCGTGTGGTGGCGCGGCTGCGTGACGCCGCCCAGCGCCTTTAG